One genomic window of Eggerthella timonensis includes the following:
- a CDS encoding class II fructose-bisphosphate aldolase, translated as MLVSLRTVLAWAEENGCAAAAFDTPNLELLLAAIGAAEERDEPVIIQHAQLHEEETSIDVIGPIMVARAEASRVPVCVMLDHGEDVGYVRRALELGFSAVMIDGSQLPYEENVALTLGAVELAHEYGADVEAEIGFTTGHEGLENADDDRENVYTDPDEAARFVADTGIDALAASVGTVHGFYKAAPNLDFKLIEELRIRCGVPLVMHGGSGLSCEDTRAAIRAGIRKINYFSYMSNAGVRAVEALIAQEHPKYFHALANAATAAMQADAEAAMDMFSMR; from the coding sequence ATGCTCGTATCTTTGAGAACCGTCCTCGCCTGGGCGGAAGAGAACGGTTGCGCGGCCGCCGCCTTCGACACGCCGAACCTCGAGCTGTTGCTCGCCGCCATCGGCGCGGCCGAGGAGCGCGACGAGCCGGTCATCATCCAGCACGCGCAGCTGCACGAAGAGGAGACGTCCATCGACGTGATCGGCCCCATCATGGTGGCGCGCGCCGAGGCCTCGCGCGTTCCCGTGTGCGTGATGCTCGACCACGGCGAGGATGTGGGCTACGTGCGCCGCGCCCTCGAACTAGGGTTCTCGGCCGTCATGATCGACGGTTCGCAGCTGCCCTACGAGGAGAACGTGGCGCTGACGCTGGGAGCGGTGGAGCTGGCCCACGAGTACGGCGCCGACGTGGAGGCCGAGATCGGCTTCACCACGGGCCACGAGGGGCTCGAGAACGCCGACGACGACCGGGAGAACGTGTACACCGACCCCGACGAGGCCGCGCGCTTCGTGGCCGACACGGGCATCGACGCGCTCGCGGCCAGCGTGGGCACGGTGCACGGCTTCTACAAGGCGGCGCCGAACCTCGATTTCAAGCTGATCGAGGAGCTGCGCATCCGCTGCGGCGTGCCGCTCGTCATGCACGGCGGCAGCGGCCTGTCGTGCGAGGACACGCGGGCGGCCATCCGCGCCGGCATCCGCAAGATCAACTACTTCAGCTACATGAGCAACGCGGGCGTGCGCGCCGTCGAGGCGCTCATCGCCCAAGAGCATCCGAAGTACTTCCACGCGCTGGCCAACGCGGCGACCGCCGCCATGCAGGCCGACGCGGAAGCCGCCATGGACATGTTCTCGATGCGCTAG
- a CDS encoding class I SAM-dependent methyltransferase encodes MGYIEANKEAWEEAFEHRLPGWGEDVAERLQREELPFLNPDLARELRSMGLAGKHVAQFCCNNGRELLSLMQLGPARGVGFDIAENVLGQARDAARGAGVERCSFVAGDVLAIPPAYDGAFDLVLFTIGAVTWIEDLDALFGKAATCLKPGGAVVLHDFHPVMNMLPLPGEPGFDAERPSLAYSYFRSEPWIENEGMGYMSGCYESKTFTSFSHTMSAIVNAVCRAGLHVTKLDEFDYDVGLTDAYDGRGLPLSFLLTARK; translated from the coding sequence ATGGGATACATCGAGGCGAACAAGGAAGCGTGGGAGGAGGCATTCGAGCATCGGCTTCCCGGCTGGGGCGAAGACGTCGCCGAGCGGTTGCAACGCGAGGAGCTGCCGTTCCTCAACCCCGACCTGGCGCGCGAGCTGCGTTCGATGGGCCTTGCGGGCAAGCATGTGGCGCAGTTCTGCTGCAACAACGGCCGCGAGCTTCTGTCGCTCATGCAGCTGGGCCCTGCGCGCGGCGTGGGGTTCGACATCGCCGAGAACGTCCTCGGGCAGGCTCGGGACGCCGCGCGGGGGGCCGGCGTCGAGCGCTGCTCCTTCGTCGCCGGCGACGTCCTCGCCATCCCTCCCGCCTACGACGGGGCGTTCGACCTCGTGCTGTTCACCATCGGGGCCGTCACCTGGATCGAGGATCTGGACGCCCTGTTCGGCAAGGCGGCGACGTGCCTGAAGCCGGGCGGCGCGGTGGTCCTCCACGACTTCCACCCCGTCATGAACATGCTGCCGCTGCCCGGCGAGCCCGGCTTCGACGCGGAGCGGCCGAGCCTGGCGTACTCCTACTTCCGCAGCGAGCCGTGGATCGAGAACGAGGGCATGGGCTACATGTCCGGATGCTACGAGTCCAAGACGTTCACGAGCTTCTCGCACACGATGTCGGCCATCGTGAACGCGGTGTGCCGCGCGGGCCTGCACGTGACCAAGCTCGACGAGTTCGACTACGACGTCGGCCTGACCGACGCCTACGATGGCCGGGGCCTTCCGCTCTCGTTCCTGCTGACGGCGCGCAAGTGA
- a CDS encoding NifB/NifX family molybdenum-iron cluster-binding protein, with product MRIAVASEGLAVSPYFGHCASFTCYKIERGIIVECQNMPNPHQSPARIAAVLRELDVTAVITGIIERDAVEALEAADIEVVANEKGSARGAAEAYLAHTLIGADEWHNDEETLNALEA from the coding sequence ATGAGGATAGCGGTGGCAAGCGAGGGGCTTGCGGTCTCGCCCTATTTCGGGCATTGCGCGAGCTTCACCTGCTACAAGATCGAACGGGGCATCATCGTCGAATGCCAGAACATGCCGAACCCCCATCAAAGCCCCGCCCGCATCGCCGCCGTGCTGCGCGAGCTCGACGTGACGGCGGTCATCACCGGCATCATCGAGCGCGATGCCGTGGAAGCGCTGGAGGCGGCCGATATCGAAGTGGTGGCCAACGAGAAGGGAAGCGCCCGCGGCGCGGCCGAAGCGTACCTGGCCCACACCCTCATCGGCGCCGACGAATGGCACAACGACGAGGAGACGCTCAACGCCCTCGAAGCGTGA
- the rpmI gene encoding 50S ribosomal protein L35: MPKMKTHRGTAKRFRVTGSGKIMRSKAYKSHIMTKKSPKRKRNFRHETEVATADQKVIARNLGLR; encoded by the coding sequence ATGCCTAAGATGAAGACTCATCGCGGCACCGCGAAGCGATTCCGCGTTACCGGTTCCGGCAAGATCATGCGCTCGAAGGCCTACAAGAGCCACATCATGACGAAGAAGAGCCCCAAGCGCAAGCGCAACTTCCGCCATGAAACCGAAGTGGCCACGGCTGACCAGAAGGTCATCGCCCGCAACCTCGGCCTCCGCTAA
- the rplT gene encoding 50S ribosomal protein L20, protein MPRVKRAVSAHKKRRTVLNRAKGYYGAKSRSYRAAKEQVQHSLQYMYRDRRNKKREIRRLWITRINAAARINGMSYSVLMNGLKKAGVQLDRKVLSDMAINDPAAFTAITEVAKKAL, encoded by the coding sequence ATGCCTCGTGTCAAGCGCGCAGTCAGCGCCCATAAGAAGCGTCGTACCGTCCTCAACCGCGCCAAGGGCTACTACGGTGCGAAGTCCCGTTCCTACCGTGCCGCGAAGGAGCAGGTGCAGCATTCGCTCCAGTACATGTATCGCGATCGCCGCAACAAGAAGCGCGAGATCCGTCGCCTCTGGATCACCCGCATCAACGCGGCCGCTCGCATCAACGGCATGAGCTACTCGGTGCTCATGAACGGCCTCAAGAAGGCCGGCGTGCAGCTGGACCGCAAGGTGCTGTCCGACATGGCCATCAACGACCCCGCGGCGTTCACCGCCATCACCGAGGTCGCCAAGAAGGCCCTGTAG
- a CDS encoding DUF454 family protein — protein MNRLTRLLTLAGAWTACIVGCIGVFVPVLPTTPLLLLATFLFAKSSPRCHAWIVSTRVYRTYVAAFKEAGGIPIGTKARILAVSFTLMGLSAWFVQKPLVWAVLGCVGVFLLYLMFVRIPTIGIERVQRVRRAEEEG, from the coding sequence ATGAATCGATTAACCCGCCTCCTCACGCTCGCCGGCGCCTGGACGGCTTGCATCGTCGGCTGCATCGGCGTGTTCGTGCCGGTGCTGCCCACCACCCCGCTGCTACTGCTCGCGACGTTCTTGTTCGCGAAGTCCTCGCCGCGCTGCCATGCCTGGATCGTCTCGACGCGGGTGTACCGCACGTACGTCGCCGCATTCAAGGAAGCCGGCGGCATCCCGATCGGCACGAAAGCGCGCATCCTGGCCGTGTCGTTCACGCTCATGGGGCTGTCCGCATGGTTCGTGCAGAAGCCCCTCGTCTGGGCCGTCCTCGGCTGCGTCGGCGTGTTTCTGCTCTACCTCATGTTCGTCCGCATCCCTACCATCGGCATCGAGCGCGTCCAGCGCGTCCGCCGCGCCGAAGAGGAAGGCTAG
- the infC gene encoding translation initiation factor IF-3, whose protein sequence is MDWEVSAIAAQEPRLNEEITVRECRLIGFDGEQMGIYVTAEAQRVADNQGLDLVEIAPNAEPPVCRIMDYGKFKYDQAIKAKQARKNQSKVETKEMKFRPKIDVGDYTTKKKHVMRFLEAGNKVKITIMFRGREMAHPELGLTILERLADDLKDEAVIENQPKMEGRNMHMLIAPLPAAAAAKKKKENEKKEEGNDHA, encoded by the coding sequence ATGGATTGGGAGGTGAGCGCGATAGCTGCTCAGGAGCCTCGGCTCAACGAAGAGATTACGGTTCGCGAGTGCCGTTTGATCGGCTTCGATGGCGAACAGATGGGCATTTACGTCACGGCGGAGGCTCAGCGCGTCGCCGATAACCAGGGGCTTGACCTCGTGGAGATCGCGCCGAACGCGGAACCGCCCGTGTGCCGCATCATGGATTATGGCAAGTTCAAGTACGACCAGGCCATCAAGGCCAAGCAGGCCCGCAAGAACCAGAGCAAGGTCGAGACGAAGGAAATGAAGTTCCGGCCGAAGATCGACGTGGGCGACTACACGACGAAGAAGAAGCACGTCATGCGCTTCCTCGAAGCCGGCAACAAGGTGAAGATCACCATCATGTTCCGCGGCCGCGAAATGGCGCACCCGGAGCTGGGCCTCACCATCCTGGAGCGTCTGGCCGACGACCTGAAGGACGAAGCGGTCATCGAGAACCAGCCCAAGATGGAAGGCCGCAACATGCACATGCTCATCGCCCCGCTGCCTGCGGCGGCTGCGGCGAAGAAAAAGAAAGAGAACGAGAAGAAAGAAGAAGGGAACGACCATGCCTAA
- a CDS encoding VOC family protein has translation MTATYMHIGIPITEKKPNMTYNEAMKFWVSNVDDYDYKVEYLKFEEGTPFPEELHRRWHVAYAVDDLDRYADDADRIICGPLDAGPGVRLAFVEKDGAVIELYEDKN, from the coding sequence ATGACCGCAACCTATATGCACATCGGCATCCCCATCACGGAGAAGAAGCCGAACATGACCTACAACGAGGCCATGAAGTTCTGGGTGTCGAACGTCGACGACTACGACTACAAGGTGGAGTACCTCAAATTCGAGGAGGGCACGCCCTTCCCCGAGGAGCTGCACCGCCGCTGGCACGTGGCCTACGCGGTGGACGACCTCGACCGCTACGCCGACGATGCCGACCGCATCATCTGCGGCCCCCTGGACGCCGGCCCCGGCGTGCGCCTCGCCTTCGTCGAGAAGGACGGCGCCGTCATCGAGCTCTACGAGGACAAGAACTAG